One window of Amaranthus tricolor cultivar Red isolate AtriRed21 chromosome 13, ASM2621246v1, whole genome shotgun sequence genomic DNA carries:
- the LOC130798150 gene encoding peroxidase 27-like: MTTNIFQKLFSLLLLLAMISVMANAEELSLDYYKYSCPGIEDIAKRITERYISNVPGFAPGLLRMVFHDCFVRGCDASVLIDPTESNNRTEKTALPNVTLRGYEVVNAIKSALEKQCPGVVSCADILALSSRDAIRTINGPFWEVPLGRKDGKISLASDADTLLPSPFFNFSSLEENFASLGLTTKDLVVLLGSHTIGQGHCFVFQSRLYNFSGRGDTDPSLSPSYAAFLKTKCTPNPNDTQSVVPLDKITPRVFDENYYVMVSQNKGLFHSDAALLTNPETKSYIYQQIKTKRSTFAQDFSVSMSKMIKLGVLTGNQGEVRKTCGAVNA, encoded by the exons ATGACGACCAATATATTTCAAAAGTTGTTCTCGCTTCTTTTGTTGCTTGCTATGATATCTGTCATGGCGAACGCAGAAGAATTGTCTTTAGATTATTATAAATACTCGTGCCCTGGAATCGAGGATATTGCTAAAAGGATTACTGAACGATATATTTCGAATGTTCCCGGCTTTGCTCCCGGTTTACTTAGAATGGTCTTTCATGACTGTTTTGTTAGG GGATGTGATGCTTCTGTATTAATAGATCCAACGGAGTCCAACAACCGAACGGAGAAGACTGCTCTTCCCAACGTGACACTCAGGGGGTACGAAGTCGTTAATGCTATTAAATCTGCTCTAGAAAAACAATGTCCTGGTGTTGTTTCTTGTGCTGATATATTAGCTTTATCTTCTCGAGATGCCATCCGAACG ATAAATGGACCTTTTTGGGAAGTTCCTCTTGGTAGAAAGGATGGAAAAATCTCATTGGCATCAGATGCAGATACTCTTTTACCATCTCCATTTTTCAACTTCTCAAGTCTTGAAGAAAACTTCGCATCATTAGGCCTAACTACAAAAGATTTGGTAGTCTTATTAG GTTCTCACACCATTGGACAAGGTCACTGCTTTGTCTTTCAGAGTCGACTATACAATTTCTCGGGACGAGGCGACACAGATCCTTCATTGTCTCCTAGTTATGCTGCATTCTTAAAGACTAAATGCACACCAAATCCAAATGACACCCAATCAGTTGTTCCATTGGATAAGATTACACCGAgagtttttgatgaaaattacTACGTTATGGTAAGCCAAAATAAAGGGCTATTCCATTCTGATGCTGCTCTTTTGACTAATCCTGAGACTAAGAGCTACATCTACCAGCAAATTAAAACTAAGAGATCAACTTTTGCTCAAGATTTTAGTGTGTCTATGTCTAAGATGATTAAACTTGGGGTTCTTACTGGTAATCAAGGTGAAGTAAGGAAGACATGTGGTGCTGTCAATGCATAA